From the genome of Cryptococcus depauperatus CBS 7841 chromosome 1, complete sequence, one region includes:
- a CDS encoding branchpoint-bridging protein has product MWRPAAKTTGTNDVPIGNKRRFGLPEEPPSQTPTSRPPPSDIQFFNGRPERAPERDSRDDPYARDSRRDYDDRRGRDDHRRDDRESRRYEPYGRDDRRDGGRETRSKWDEGGREEMPGSERSGDREGSNEEGPRKRRSRWGDASSKVNVPGMPVTVMGNVSQVELDNYAIHVRLEEINRKLRTGEVVPPDGQRSPSPTPQYDAYGRRTNTRELRYRKKLEDERQKLVDRATNSDPTFRPPMEMGGRRGNRPQDKVYIPVKEFPEINFFGLLVGPRGNSLKKMENQSGAKISIRGKGSVKEGKGRPGYFPHDEEDELHCLITADDESKVKTCVALINKVIETAASTPEGENDHKRNQLRELASLNGTLRDDENQLCQNCGEKGHRRWECPQQRVYSANVICRLCGNAGHMARDCRGRGDPSLAQNKQTAFDSEYSALMAELGEGGGAQGGGTPGGAPVGVSAQPGTVPPESRVPPWRIPANWHMNAGGGFR; this is encoded by the exons atgtGGAGACCAGCAGCAAAAACAACGGGCACAAACGAT GTCCCAATTGGCAACAAACGCCGCTTTGGATTGCCAGAAGAGCCACCTAGCCAAACTCCCACCTCTCGCCCTCCTCCGAGTGACATCCAGTTCTTCAACGGCCGCCCAGAACGTGCCCCAGAGAGAGACTCCCGAGATGACCCTTATGCGCGAGACAGCAGAAGAGACTATGATGATCGAcgtggaagagatgatcACAGACGCGATGACAGAGAATCTAGGAGATATGAGCCTTATGGTAGGGACGACAGACGAGATGGCGGAAGAGAGACAAGGTCGAAATGGGATGAGGGAGGCAGAGAGGAAATGCCTGGAAGTGAAAGATCTGGAGATCGTGAAGGTTCTAATGAAG AGGGACCTCGTAAGCGTCGTTCTCGATGGGGTGATGCTTCATCCAAGGTCAATGTTCCCGGGATGCCCGTTACTGTCATGGGCAACGTCTCTCAAGTTGAACTTGATAATTATGCCATCCACGTTCGTCTCGAAGAAATCAATCGCAAACTTCGCACGGGCGAAGTTGTTCCACCTGATGGCCAACGTTCTCCCTCTCCTACCCCTCAATACGATGCCTATGGTCGTCGTACTAACACTAGAGAGTTAAGGTATCGCAAGAAACTTGAGGATGAGCGCCAGAAACTGGTTGATCGTGCGACGAATTCTGATCCCACTTTCCGCCCGCCTATGGAAATGGGAGGGCGTCGAGGCAACAGGCCACAGGATAAAGTCTATATACCTGTCAAAGAATTCCCGGAAATCAATTTTTTCGGTCTGTTAGTTGGACCTCGTGGCAACTCgctgaaaaagatggaaaatcaAAGTGGTGCTAAAATTAGCATTAGAGGTAAAGGGAGTGTCAAAGAAGGCAAGGGTAGACCTGGATATTTTCCTCATGACGAGGAGGATGAGCTGCATTGTTTGATTACTGCGGATGATGAAAGCAAGGTTAAAACTTGTGTCGCCTTGATCAACAAAGTCATCGAAACT GCGGCTTCTACGCCCGAAGGCGAAAACGACCATAAGAGGAACCAGCTCCGAGAACTTGCTTCTCTCAATGGTACACTCCGAGACGATGAGAACCAGCTATGTCAAAATTGCGGTGAAAAAGGTCACCGACGATGGGAATGCCCTCAGCAGCGTGTTTACTCAGCCAATGTCATTTGCCGACTTTGTGGCAATGCAGGCCACATGGCAAGAGACTGTCGAGGGCGAGGTGATCCTTCTTTGGCCCAGAATAAACAGACAGCATTCGACTCAGAGTATTCTGCGTTGATGGCAGAACTGGGAGAAGGCGGCGGAGCGCAAGGCGGTGGAACACCTGGTGGAGCTCCTGTTGGTGTATCTGCCCAACCAGGCACAGTTCCTCCTGAGTCGAGGGTTCCTCCTTGGCGAATTCCTGCAAACTGGCATATGA ACGCTGGTGGTGGTTTCCGCTGA
- a CDS encoding pre-mRNA-splicing factor SLU7 encodes MLNTSAALQGGKISREEYRRQKDLDAARKAGTAPAAVDEEGREINPHIPEYITKAPWYADTGRPSLAHQRINEQGPHLKLDQWYDRGAKSGPAAKKYRKGACENCGAATHSRKDCVERPRKRGAKFTNKDIAADEMVQEFQGDYDAKRDRWNGYDPATYKHIVDEYEATEKMRKRYREEEVDKQTSTDMAIVKKLAKKEKQEDDDFGSSDEDEDDEDKYADAADQVGQKLDTKTRITVRNLRIREDTAKYLINLDENSAYYDPKTRSMRDAPVQNMDPEDMKFAGDNFQRFSGDANNMQKLQLFAWQSSQQGSNINVQANPTAGELLHKEFQQKKEVLKGSNKTSILAKYGGEEHLQKMPKELLSGQTENYVEYSRSGQVIRGCERAKVRSKYDEDILINNHTSVWGSFYNLSTSQWGFACCHSTISGSYCTGEAGKEANASSAVIE; translated from the exons ATGCTCAATACAAGTG CTGCTCTTCAAGGCGGCAAGATTTCTAGAGAAGAATATCGCAGACAGAAAGACCTCGATGCCGCTCGAAAGGCAGGGACAGCCCCAGCAGCAGTTGACGAAGAAGGGCGAGAAATCAACCCCCATATCCCAGAATACATTACCAAAGCACCGTGGTATGCTGATACTGGCCGTCCGTCCCTTGCACACCAACGTATAAACGAGCAAGGCCCTCACCTGAAACTTGACCAGTGGTATGATCGAGGTGCTAAATCTGGGCCAGCAGCGAAAAAGTACAGAAAAGGAGCATGCGAGAATTGCGGAGCGGCAACACATTCACGCAAAGACTGTGTTGAGCGTCCGAGGAAGAGAGGTGCAAAATTTACAAATAAGGACATCGCGGCGGACGAAATGGTGCAAGAGTTTCAAGGTGATTATGATGCGAAACGTGACAGGTGGAACGGATATGATCCTGCTACGTATAAGCATATCGTAGATGAATATGAAGCCACCGAGAAGATGCGTAAAAGATATCGTGAGGAGGAAGTTGATAAGCAAACATCCACAGATATGGCTATAGTCAAGAAACttgcaaaaaaagaaaagcaggAAGATGACGATTTCGGATCGAGtgatgaagacgaggacgaCGAAGACAAGTATGCCGACGCAGCCGATCAGGTTGGACAGAAGCTGgatacaaaaacaagaatcACAGTTCGAAATTTGCGTATTCGAGAGGACACCGCAAAGTATCTCATCAATCTAGACGAAAACTCTGCCTATTATGATCCTAAGACCCGTTCGATGCGCGACGCTCCTGTACAAAACATGGATCCTGAAGAC ATGAAGTTTGCTGGCGACAATTTCCAGCGATTCTCTGGAGACGCCAACAACATGCAAAAGCTTCAGCTATTTGCATGGCAATCATCACAACAAGGTAGTAACATCAACGTACAGGCCAATCCGACTGCAGGCGAGCTGCTTCACAAGGAGTtccaacaaaagaaagaggtgCTCAAGGGCTCTAACAAGACGTCCATTTTGGCCAAATATGGTGGAGAAGAGcatctgcaaaagatgcCTAAGGAGCTGTTAAGTGGACAGACCGAGAATT ACGTCGAATACTCCAGATCAGGCCAAGTCATAAGGGGTTGCGAACGTGCTAAAGTTAGATCAAAATATGATGAAGACA TATTAATAAACAACCACACATCTGTCTGGGGGTCCTTCTATAACCTCTCCACTTCCCAGTGGGGTTTTGCTTGCTGTCACTCTACCATCTCAGGTTCTTACTGTACAGGTGAAGCCGGGAAAGAAGCCAATGCTTCAAGTGCTGTCATAGAATAA
- a CDS encoding 40S ribosomal protein: MGRMHSKGKGMSASALPYRRSQPSWSKATPEEVCDQIFKLARRGLSPSQIGVVLRDSQGIPQVKSVTGNKVLRILKTNGLAPSIPEDLYHLIKKAVSVRKHLERNRGDKDGKFRMILIESRIHRLARYYIKTQQLPPTFKYEAATASTLVA; this comes from the exons atgGGTCGAATGCACTCCAAGGGAAAGGGCATGTCTGCCTCCGCGCTCCCCTACCGACGATCTCAGCCTTCTTGGTCCAAGGCCACGCCTGAAGAGGTGTGCGACCAGATCTTCAAGCTGGCCCGACGAGGTCTTTCTCCCTCTCAGATTGGTGTTGTTCTTCGTGACTCTCAGGGTATTCCCCAAGTAAAGAGCGTCACTGGTAACAAGGTTTTGAGAATCTTGAAGACTAATG GTCTCGCTCCCTCTATTCCTGAAGACCTCTATCACCTTATTAAGAAGGCTGTCTCTGTCAGGAAACACCTTGAGCGAAACAGAGGTGACAAGGATGGCAAATT CCGAATGATTCTCATAGAGTCTCGTATTCATCGTCTTGCTCGCTACTACATCAAGACTCAACAGCTTCCTCCTACCTTCAAGTATGAGGCCGCCACTGCCTCCACCCTTGTTGCTTAA
- a CDS encoding glycerol kinase: MPRPIDLSMSSVKQSSPLATGGIGSAGGFSPVFEASPVPSPVGSRRSSVSQPVPRRPSESTSLSRRPSMNQHPSYFSQPAQQPQLQQSLSRRSSVVSGPRPIRREEYSGPATPSVLSRAGSPTLPLANDFTQAPRSYFEGSAGYTPLDGVRELRNGQFIGSLDCGTTSTRFIVFDKRAKIVAEHQTEFEQILPRAGWHEQDPEALVEAMKECINGAVEKLEWMGWSRNSIKGIGITNQRETTVCWSRSTGKPLCNAIVWGDNRTIGVVREYEKKLDEEGIEIDDDEEDEKNKGSDLIPEQVEMGTGTDQAAFGDKGDVVDSSAGVTGKLESAMKSLGLAGRGKSRKPQKFRKGKEGLVDITGIPLSTYFSAIKLRWMLDHQKPVRSAHDADDLMFGTVDTWLVYNLTGGKNGGLHIIDVTNASRTLLISLKTLQWHSPLLRFFGLRPSILPRIVSSAEVYEKISDNLGLHLAGVPIAGIVGDQQAALVGNKCLKKGEAKNTYGTGAFVLFNTGEDIVRSDYGLISTVAFQAGPNAKPVYALEGSIAVAGSAIKWLRDQMNLIEESSEMDILAGSVPDTGGVYFVTAFSGLLAPYWDREASGTIIGVTAYTTSAHIARATLEAVCYQTRAVLDVIERESGTRLETLKVDGGVTNSDLAMQLQADIGGFNVSRPAMRESTALGSALLAAHALGLFGWDLNRPETLSEVNTAGVHTFEPGLDERIRLKKIRGWERAVERAKQWHEEESEEEEEEEYEKRAGFPKIT, from the exons ATGCCCCGTCCTATAGATCTGTCCATGTCCTCTGTCAAACAGTCCTCTCCCCTCGCAACTGGAGGTATCGGCAGTGCTGGAGGCTTTTCACCAGTTTTCGAGGCATCTCCTGTTCCTTCTCCAGTAGGCTCTCGCCGATCATCTGTTTCCCAGCCAGTACCACGCCGTCCCTCAGAGTCAACCTCGCTCTCCCGTCGACCTTCTATGAATCAACACCCCAGCTATTTTTCTCAGCCTGCGCAACAGCCTCAGCTCCAGCAATCTCTTTCTAGGCGATCTTCCGTGGTTTCTGGTCCTAGGCCTATCCGGCGCGAGGAGTACTCGGGTCCTGCTACCCCGTCTGTTCTCTCTCGAGCTGGATCACCtactcttcctcttgccaACGACTTTACTCAAGCTCCAAGGTCATACTTTGAGGGTTCTGCGGGCTATACTCCTCTTGATGGTGTACGCGAGCTGCGTAATGGCCAGTTTATTGGCAGTTTGGATTGTGGTACTAC ATCTACCCGGTTTATCGTCTTTGACAAACGCGCAAAAATCGTTGCCGAGCACCAAACCGAGTTTGAGCAAATCCTTCCTCGTGCTGGCTGGCACGAACAAGATCCTGAAGCCCTTGTTGAAGCTATGAAAGAATGTATCAATGGAGCTGTTGAAAAGCTTGAGTGGATGGGCTGGTCTAGAAATAGTATTAAAGGTATTG GTATTACTAACCAGCGAGAGACGACTGTTTGTTGGTCCCGGTCAACCGGTAAACCTCTTTGCAATGCCATTGTCTGGGGAGATAACCGTACAATTGGCGTTGTGCGTGAATACGAAAAGAAACTCGATGAGGAGGgtattgagattgatgacgatgaagaagatgaaaagaacaaaggcTCTGATCTCATCCCTGAACAAGTCGAAATGGGCACCGGTACCGACCAAGCTGCTTTTGGCGACAAGGGTGATGTCGTAGATTCTAGCGCTGGAGTGACCGGAAAACTCGAATCAGCCATGAAAAGTCTTGGCCTGGCTGGCAGAGGCAAATCGAGAAAACCTCAAAAGTtcagaaaaggcaaagaaggtCTTGTGGATATCACGGGTATTCCTCTTTCCACTTACTTTTCTGCCATCAAACTTCGATGGATGCTTGATCACCAAAAGCCTGTTAGATCAGCACATGACGCTGACGACCTTATGTTTGGTACTGTCGATACGTGGCTTGTTTAC AACTTGACTGGTGGTAAGAACGGCGGCCTTCATATCATTGACGTCACGAATGCCTCTCGTACGCTTCTCATATCTCTCAAAACCCTTCAATGgcattctcctctcttgcGGTTCTTTGGCCTTCGTCCCTCAATTCTTCCCAGAATTGTTTCTTCTGCTGAAGTGTATGAAAAAATTTCCGATAACCTAGGTTTGCATTTGGCTGGAGTACCTATTGCAGGCATAGTTGGTGATCAACAAGCCGCTTTGGTAGGCAACAAGTGCCTCAAAAAGGGCGAGGCGAAAAACACATACGGAACAGGCGCCTTTGTCTTGTTTAACACTGGAGAGGATATTGTGAGGAGCGACTATGGCTTGATTTCAACTGTGGCTTTCCAGGCTGGACCAAATGCTAAGCCAGTCTATGCTCTGGAAGGTTCTATTGCTGTGGCAGGCTCTGCTATCAAATG GCTCCGTGATCAAATGAATCTGATTGAAGAATCCTCTGAGATGGACATTCTTGCGGGTTCGGTTCCAGACACTGGCGGTGTTTACTTTGTCACTGCCTTTTCTGGTCTCCTCGCGCCTTATTGGGACCGCGAAGCTTCGGGTACCATCATTGGCGTTACAGCATACACCACTTCAGCCCATATTGCCCGTGCTACTTTGGAAGCCGTCTGCTATCAGACTCGGGCTGTTTTGGACGTTATCGAAAGAGAAAGCGGCACAAGATTGGAAACACTTAAAGTGGACGGAGGCGTGACTAATTCTGATCTGGCAATGCAGCTACAAGCCGATATCGGTGGTTTCAACGTTTCCAGACCGGCCATGAGAGAATCCACAGCTCTTGGGTCAGCATTACTTGCTGCGCATGCCCTTGGCTTGTTTGGATGGGATCTCAACAGGCCAGAAACGTTGAGCGAGGTCAATACTGCCGGCGTTCATACCTTTGAACCTGGATTGGATGAAAGAATCCGTTTGAAAAAAATCAGGGGCTGGGAAAGAGCTGTTGAAAGGGCAAAACAATGGCATGAGGAGGAaagtgaggaagaagaggaggaagagtaTGAGAAGCGAGCTGGATTTCCCAAAATTACGTAG